AATTCAATACTTATCGCATGCAGAAGCATTAAAAAAGGATCATCAACAATGAATGGCATTGTTAATTGGATTACCAATATTAATTATTGCAATGTGCTTATTGTGTGCATTGGTGTATAGCTTACTTTATGAACGGAATAAACCACTGTTATTAAAGCCAAAGTATCGGAAGAAGCATTGAATGCAAGCATCATTAGATGAACAAGATTACCAAGTAATTACTAATGAGGTTCTCAGGCGTATTAAGGAATGTTACAACTTAGTACCCAAACAAACTTCTCAAGTTGATGATTGGACTGGAATTCAACAATTTACTGATCAACTTCCAATTAAAAAGGATAAGGAGTGGGTACGAATGTTTCTCCTTACACTTCCAGTCTTTAAGAACTGGGTTATCAATTTGAATGCAGGTCAAGGTCATCGAACTAAGGTAAATGTGACCAAGGCATTACCTTGGATTATGTCTCATCAAGCTGATATTGATTGGAACCAATCTTTGCCACGCTAGATGCAATCAAGATTATATGATTTGCGGAAACATGTTAAGGGTATGACTCAGCAACAAATGGCTGATTATTTGAATATTAGTACCAAAGCTTATCGTGATAAGGAAAATGGTAAGAATCAATTTACTCAAGATGAAATGTTTGCCATTAGTGAGTTATTTAACCTAAATATCGACACTATTTTTTTACCTCGTAAGTTCCAAATTGGAACAAAATGAATGGAACTAAGTAAATTTATTGGACAAAAAATCAGAAATTTCCGTGAACAACGAGGCCTTTCTGTAGAACAACTCGCAGACAAGCTCAATACAACAAGAGCAACTGTAACTAGATATGAATTAGGTTCTAGAAAAGCAAATCAAGATATTTTATTTAAATTAGCTGAAATCTTCAATGTAAATGTCGATGACTTTTTTCCTGCTAGAGAAAAAAAGCCTTCTAACATTATTTACCCTAAAGAAGGATTAGAAGTTATATCGATTCCAATTATTGGTGAAATAGCATGTGGAGATCCTATTACGGCAGACGAAAATATTGAAGGATATACCGATGAAATTTTCGAAAAACCTGTTCCAAGCGGAAATCTTTTTGGGCTCCGTTGTAAAGGGGATAGTATGGAGCCTACTATTCCTAATGGTGCGTTAGCTGTAATTAGAGAGCAACCAGAAGTTGAAGACGGAGAGATTGCGGCTGTATTAGTTGATGATGATAATGAAGCAACATTAAAACGTGTAAAACACCAAGGAAATCTAGTAATGCTTATGCCTGATAACAAAAAATATGATCCAATTATTCTTGACGAAGATCATCCTGGTCGTATTGTTGGAAAGTTAGTTAAATATTCTGTAACCGTAGAGTAAATGACTAAAGGACAAATCATTACTTTAACTTTTATTACTATTTTGTTTGGAGTTGCAAATCTTCAAGATGGAATAGGTCAAGGAATATTCGGCGCTATATTAGGCTTTGCCATTACATATGGAATTATTTACTGGATAAATAAAAGAAAAGCAATTACTCCAGAAGAAAGAGAAAAAAGACAAACTGAAAAGGCTAAAAAAATACAGCAAAAGCAACAGCTTAAGCAGAAGAAAGCTCAAGCTAAACTTGAACTGCAAAAGACTAAGCTTAAAGAAAAAGAAATTAAACAGCAGAGGATAGTTGCCGAGAAAAAAGTTAAGGAAGAGAAGTCTAAAATTAGAGAACGTTCAATTCCAGCTCCTGCTCCAGCGACCTCTTCTTCTGAGCAAAAATTAATGTGTCCTTCTTGCGGTAGTACAAATATTCAACCTCTAGGACAACACAAGAAGGGATTTTCAGTCGGAAAAGCAGTAGGTGGAGTTGTTCTTACTGGTGGAGTTGGTGCATTAGCCGGTTTTGCTGGGAAGAAGACAAAGCAAACCGATTTTGTTTGTATGAATTGTGGTAAACAATTTAAGAAATAAATGAATAAGGCATTCACTATTGGGGCTGCTATTATGATGTCCTTATCATTAGCAGCATGTGGAAGTAATTCTACAAGTAAAAAATCTAGCACTTCTGAAAGTACATCTTCTGTAAAGCCATCTGATAAAGCTTCTAATCGTACTTGGACCTATAAAAACAATGTATTTGATGCAGGTGTTGAAACTTATAAGTTCACTAAATCTGAGGTAAGGAATTCTGCTGAAAGCGGCAAAAAAGTACTCGTTTTGTACTGCGACGTTACCAATAATTCAAAGAAGGAACAAGATCCTTCCAACGCATACATGGTTATCCATGCATACCAAAAAACAAATACTTCTGATGTCAAATTAGATCCAGGAGCTGGCGTTGAACGTAACGAAAACGGTGATGACCCTCTGCAGCAACTAGAAGACAATTTGAATAATAAGTTGCTCCCCGGGAAAACTGTTCATGCTGTTATGATGTTTACACTTAAAAACAGCAATCCGGTTAAGGTAACTTTTGAAAATGCCAATTTTGACACTATCGGTTCTAAAACTTATAAGATAA
The genomic region above belongs to Limosilactobacillus reuteri and contains:
- a CDS encoding LexA family protein, yielding MELSKFIGQKIRNFREQRGLSVEQLADKLNTTRATVTRYELGSRKANQDILFKLAEIFNVNVDDFFPAREKKPSNIIYPKEGLEVISIPIIGEIACGDPITADENIEGYTDEIFEKPVPSGNLFGLRCKGDSMEPTIPNGALAVIREQPEVEDGEIAAVLVDDDNEATLKRVKHQGNLVMLMPDNKKYDPIILDEDHPGRIVGKLVKYSVTVE
- a CDS encoding helix-turn-helix transcriptional regulator yields the protein MQSRLYDLRKHVKGMTQQQMADYLNISTKAYRDKENGKNQFTQDEMFAISELFNLNIDTIFLPRKFQIGTK
- a CDS encoding DUF5067 domain-containing protein, with protein sequence MNKAFTIGAAIMMSLSLAACGSNSTSKKSSTSESTSSVKPSDKASNRTWTYKNNVFDAGVETYKFTKSEVRNSAESGKKVLVLYCDVTNNSKKEQDPSNAYMVIHAYQKTNTSDVKLDPGAGVERNENGDDPLQQLEDNLNNKLLPGKTVHAVMMFTLKNSNPVKVTFENANFDTIGSKTYKIKKFNSQSQTSDSNSQQQFSQSQQQNNTQGQQPSNSQSQTAQSQAGSSSNGDVNIAGHSFHHEDFYGTDILVGNNGEGEAGEWAANDPSVQGNPDVKAQLNSAYDNN